ATATTACAAATTGAATCCTTTATCCAAGGATGATTATCTTGATAAAAATGGTCAATTCATATTTGACTATATTCTAAAAAAGGATGAAAAGAATATAAAAATTGATGAAAAATTAAAATATGAAGATTCAGTTTCTTTTAAGGACAATGTTAGCGATTGGCTTCAAATAATTTCACCTAATTCAAATTTAAAACTTGATATAACGAAAGACCGAAAGCAGGTCAAACCTTATTACAATGACATAGAAGCTGTAGAAACGGGATTTGGTATTAGCTACTCGTTACCGATTATTGCGACACTGCTTGATTCTGATATAAAACTTTTAGTTGTTGACAGTCCAGAAGCTCATTTGCATCCTAAGGGACAGTCTGAACTCTGTAAGTTAATTGCTAGAGCTGTTGCTGCAGGGAAACAGGTTGTTTTGGAAACACATAGTGACCATATTATTGATGGAGTAAGGGTTGCTGTAAAGCAGGAACTGATAAATTGTGATGATGTGACAATTTACTTCCTAGAACGAGACGCGAATGAGCCTTCGAAGGCTACCAAAATTTCTGTTGATTCATATGGCAATTTATCTGAATGGCCAGAGGACTTTTTTGACCAGACTATTAAAGACGCGGGAGTTCTCCTTTAATGACTGTATTCTGCATAAATCCAGAATCGTTGATTATTTCTAATCAGGTCTACGCCTCCTCAATACAATCTTATTTGGATGAGACCCTTTCGTTACTTGCGAGAAAATGGTCAAATCATTCAAGGATGGGAGAACTGTCTATTTTTTTTGATGATGTTCATTGCTCTACCTTAGTATTTTTTAACCTTAAAGATTACTATAAAAATCTGGGCTTTAGGAAAAGAGATTTATTTAACGTTTTACTCCGTTCCTTTAAAAGCAAAGAGATTGATATCGCTTGTCAAACGCAGAATATGCAGGTGAAAC
Above is a genomic segment from Fibrobacter sp. UWR4 containing:
- a CDS encoding DUF3696 domain-containing protein, giving the protein MLESLELKNFKSFLDQRFEFKPLTILAGINASGKSSVVEAIKFLYDDKSKEPMHFDDEPYALDDMKSKLTRDEWFSVSALWNGESLRLKIDLLDENPPQVGLNQVLERNDLQLISASRIGPQEYYKLNPLSKDDYLDKNGQFIFDYILKKDEKNIKIDEKLKYEDSVSFKDNVSDWLQIISPNSNLKLDITKDRKQVKPYYNDIEAVETGFGISYSLPIIATLLDSDIKLLVVDSPEAHLHPKGQSELCKLIARAVAAGKQVVLETHSDHIIDGVRVAVKQELINCDDVTIYFLERDANEPSKATKISVDSYGNLSEWPEDFFDQTIKDAGVLL